The following is a genomic window from Deltaproteobacteria bacterium.
CGTCGGTCCCCAACGCCTTCGCGCTTCCCGGCGGCTACATCGTCATCAACCGGGGGCTGCTCGTAGGCTTGAAAAGCGAGGCGGAGATGGCGGCGGTGCTGGGGCACGAAACGGGGCACGTCACGGCGAAGCATTCCCTGGCCGGCTACCAGCGCGCGATGGCGGCGAACGTGCTTCTCTCCGGCGTCGTCCTGGCCGCCGGCGGACGGTCCGGCGTCCAGGAGCTCTCCGGGATCACGGCGTCGCTGATCGAGAACGGCTTCTCGCGGGACCAGGAGCGGGAGGCGGACTGGCTCGGGATCGACTACTTGGTCAAGGCAGGGTACAACCCGGAAGGGGCCGTGCGGCTGCAGGAATATTTCTTCTCGCAGCTCGAGGGGGGGAAGAACCCGCTCTTCGTGGAGGGGCTGTTCCGGACCCACCCGTTCTCCAGGGAGCGGCTCGACAACGCCCGCGCCCGCATCGCGGAGCGGTACCCGGACACGGTGCGCAACCCGAACTACACCTTCAACGAGACCGCTTTTCTCCGGAAGACGGCCCGCCTGCGGGAGGCTCAGAAGGCGTACGAGGTCGCGGACCGGGGAGACAAGCTGTTCCTGGAGAAGCGGTACGACGAGGCGCTGTCGCAATACGAGGCGGCCGCGCGGATGGAGCCGGGACAATCCCCGTTCCACTCCTCGGCCGGCCGGGTCCACCTGATCCGGAAGAATTACGGGGCCGCAGAGGGGGAGCTGCGCCGGGCGATCGAGCTGGACGGGGAGTTCTACGAGCCGCGCTACCTGTTGGGAGCGCTTCGGTATCAAAGACGGGAGTACCGGGCGGCGATCTCCGAACTTTCGCGGTCGATGGAGCTGTACCCGACGAGGCAGGGAGCCGCGTTGCTGTCGAAGTCGTACGGAGGGATCGGCGACGCGGCGAACGCGAGGAAGTACGCCGAGATGGCGAAGTAGCGCGGGAAGCGGCTACTTCCCGGACAGCTCCCGGATCTTCCGGTCGATCGAACGGATCTCCCCGGCGAGCCGGTTCCGCTCCGCGACCAGCTTTTGCCAATCCTGCTTGCGGGACAGGTA
Proteins encoded in this region:
- a CDS encoding M48 family metalloprotease, with the translated sequence MKDHGHGALAASLLATCLLVLGVYSCAVNPVTGRSELSIVSFSEEEEASLGAKAYTPAVQQQGGFYRDRELEEYVQGVGMRLARVSHRPNLDYRYRVLNSSVPNAFALPGGYIVINRGLLVGLKSEAEMAAVLGHETGHVTAKHSLAGYQRAMAANVLLSGVVLAAGGRSGVQELSGITASLIENGFSRDQEREADWLGIDYLVKAGYNPEGAVRLQEYFFSQLEGGKNPLFVEGLFRTHPFSRERLDNARARIAERYPDTVRNPNYTFNETAFLRKTARLREAQKAYEVADRGDKLFLEKRYDEALSQYEAAARMEPGQSPFHSSAGRVHLIRKNYGAAEGELRRAIELDGEFYEPRYLLGALRYQRREYRAAISELSRSMELYPTRQGAALLSKSYGGIGDAANARKYAEMAK